One genomic region from Carcharodon carcharias isolate sCarCar2 chromosome 12, sCarCar2.pri, whole genome shotgun sequence encodes:
- the hoatz gene encoding cilia- and flagella-associated protein HOATZ, with the protein MVKIFSEFDFVDSGARPGSSYTMFAGSLPEDVAYTKVLWSSLSLQLSLEACLVSGDIKQRLRLPNLRGQSAAGFNVVTVSRPRKISNLNHLIEAHVQLKADEKARLLEKAKKREEILELINKQREERIQKACMPRDQQRG; encoded by the exons ATGGTTAAAATATTTTCAGAATTTGATTTTGTGGATTCAG GAGCCAGGCCTGGATCCTCCTACACGATGTTTGCCGGTTCCTTGCCCGAGGATGTGGCCTACACTAAAGTACTCTGGAGCTCCCTGTCCCTGCAGCTGTCACTCGAGGCCTGTCTGGTGTCCGGAGACATCAAACAGCGGCTGAGGTTGCCCAACCTCCGGGGCCAGAGCGCTGCTGGGTTCAATGTTGTCACTGTCAGCCGACCTAGGAAGATATCAAATCTAAACCACCTGATTGAAGCTCATGTGCAGCTGAAAGCAGATGAAAAGGCAAGGTTATTGGAGAAGGCAAAGAAACGAGAAGAGATCTTGGAGTTGATCAATAAACAGAGGGAAGAAAGAATACAGAAAGCCTGCATGCCCAGAGATCAGCAGCGAGGCTGA